ACAGCAGAAGGGTGAAGGGGGCAACTatgcaaattaaataaaatatagcaGATATGTACTTCATCATAACTAACGTAGTAACCACCGATGCAGAAGAGCTATGACTTATGGCCGCATAACCGTCATCTAATAGTTTGCTGATTCCAATTTCACCAGGAActgacaaaaaattaaatcttcTCCTCTTAAGACCCATTAATGACATGACATATATGAGCAACATCCTCATAGATCCaactttacaaaagttaatATGAGGTGAGTACTCGACGCTAAATTATTTCCCCTCATAATATTAGtaaagagttataaattataatacatAGATTAATACCAAAACATCTCTGCTGAATTCATTATACAGCATTAACAGAAACTGCCTATATGGATCTGATAATAACTGCAGATATTTGATTTAGAATCTTCTAAAATTCATTCATGATCTTTAATAAAAAATGCCTAACGAGATGCTATTTCATTTTGATCCACTCAAGTTAAAAGGAAATAAAACTATTGCATCATTAAAAATTGTATCTAAACATATATGCTGCCATGACCAACACATGGCTTTAGGGGTGAGCATTCAATTCGAACTGAaccaaacaaaatttaaattcttttttttttaccaaattaaAACCggactaaatttataatatttaaaccaaaccggACTGCAGATCCAACTCGAGAAGATCTGTTGATTATTTAAGTCTGGTTCGATTTGTACCAACACTGAGCGAAAattcttttacttttaaaaccgaatcaaacagaaaagtcaatttttcgttattaattaaacaaaaaaaatatccaTTTCGTTCGGTTTTTTAAGATCCATATATAGCTGAATGATTAATACTGCAAATTTGTCATATCATCAATAAAAACTAACCTTTGCTCTAACCACAGgataaagtataaaaataatcatCATAGAAAAGCATAACTAGTGTGTAATTAAAGTTTAGTTAGGTTGAGTGGTACATGAACTCCTATATCAGTAATGATAGGAAGAAAGACCTTCCTAAAAGAGAAAAATCACAATCTTGGCTATGAaatcaaaaagtaaaaattcAGCATGACTTCATACAAATGCTATGATAGACCAGCAAAACTAAcattaataaaatgaaaactaCATTAAGCAATAACAAAATCACATGCTAGCCTAAGACGCAAAGAATTCTACTATTACAAGTGGATGCACACAATCATATACGTAAAAATCCAGGGGAAACGTAAGCACATTCTATACTATCAACATCAAATATCAGCATATAATAAGCGTGCTTCCTATTCTCCAAACTAACCAAATATGGCCTTCACAATTTTGGAATATTAGTTCACAGGTACAGGCAACAAGTCAAAAGAAAAGCGAACAGTAAAAACAAAATGATTAATTAAGGATCAAATTCTACACTAAGTTTTAATGATGTTAAAATTTGTACAGCATAaaaaggcttaatgccttaaaaaaccccgacctttcatccccttttcaatcctaccctgacgttgaaaaattgtcaattttaccccagtttgcactttttcatttcaattgtaccctaaagcataaaattgacctttatttatttgacaaaagttcaatagttttttttttttaaaatagtcaatttaatataataagttaatgtaatgcaaaaagggtcaatttagagaattttgccaaataaaaaaagatcgattttatgcttcagggtacaattgaaatgaaaaaatgcaaaatagggtaaaattgacagatttgcaacgtcagggtatgattgaaaaggggatgaaaggtcagggttttttaagacattaagccgcATAAAAATAAACCTCTAAAGACTTTTAGAAGACACATGTGAGCATTTATTTTCGTGTTGTTTGAATCAGATAATTACATAACATGTTGAAGTGAAATCTTATCTAATCACAGTTATTTACCACGAGCATATATAACCATCACAAAACAGCACGAGTTTCGTTATCTgagaaatttcataaaaaagtAGAAGTAGTTGCAacgataataaaaataagaggTAATAATCGGAGAAAGTACTTTAGCTCCACagcaacaaaattttatttttggataCTTTGTTAAACCACAAATTCAGATGTATTTCCGATCTTAAAATATCGCCTAGTCTGAAACTAAGCAGCTTCTAAGTTTTCAGTATTTTTCATTGTAGACCACTCAATCAACAGCTGACAAATTAGACCCATATAAATGAGACAATAAACATTTGTTTAAAACGAAAACGTTTTCGGCAGAACTTTCCAAAATCATGAAATTGTTTGTTTAGGAGCAAAAAGTCTCACCCTTATACGACATGCCATCATCATAATCCATAGGAACCCGCGGAGTTGCAAATGGATGAACATTCGGCCTAGCCATGAAGGAAGATGCCTTCACTGAAGAATCAGTAACTCTCTCCTGTTAAACAAAAGCAGAAAATATTTCCTAAGAAGCTATCAACTTGAGAACCCACAATCACATTTTATATGAAGATCTCGTTCTACACGTTGTGTCTATCATGTATCCAAAGACGCCACGGGTTATTATGAGTCATAAAAGGTCTTCCTCCCTATAAAACTATTAACGGCTAATTGTTTGAGAATCACAGGTGACCCCACATTAAAAGTTAGGTACACCAGAAGGTATCAAAACTTTCCAAGTGGGAGCCTCAGTATCCTGTTTGTTTAACGTAAAAGAAAGCAAAAAATCGTGCTACTAAATGCAGCCCCacataaaagagaaaattaaattaaatgaaaacttAGGCACTCCAAAGCATGTATGCGAGTATAAATGGTAAGAAAATATAACGTAAACATTTAATATGCATAACTTACCACTTCTCTCTGCAGATATGAAAATATTTGAATGTATGGCCTGTACACTACTCAATTTATCAGATTAATCATTCATATCAGATCTTATACATGATTCAGAGTtacataaaattcaaaattgccCACAGTCGACAAATAAGGTTCGATGTTGAATCTTACGAATCTTACGTCTACGGAGGACCTCAGCTTAAGCAGAATTGTCATTCCAAAGAAATGCAATTCCACAAATACGTATATCATGAAATGGCATACCAGCAAGTAAGTCAGTTAAACGCGCAATTTACTTATAACCTTTAAAttgaattcaaaataaataaacccCAAAGAGAGATTAAGGAATTGAATTTCAGACTATGATCCACATCAAGAACAGCAGAAGTGTGGAGACACTTCAAATGATTGAATTCAAGTATGGTACAAGATGATATCACACTAACTGAAACCTGGGGTTCTATCACCATagataaaatttgttttttcttacaaaatggcaGCCTCAAAGTGAATTTTGGTAACAATAAATGAACATCTATCAGAGGCAAGGAAAATCATATATGGAAATGGAAACTAGCTAAATTTTCCTTTAGTATATTTTCCCGGTAGCCCATAAACTCTACAATTATCAATAATGTCTGTTTTTATTCAAATAACAGACATTTCAGTGATCATGCAATAATGTATGATTATAAATTCATGCAAAGGAATAATATCATAAAACAAAGTCAAAAAACCCAAAACCAAGATAGTTACAAAAGAAAGATCAAGAAACCtgatttgatatattttggaTTGTAAtcgaatgaaaataaaaaaaagtatggcATACACGAGATCATCCACCATGAGAAGACACAAAGTGACACATCTGACTATATTTTATAACAGATACTAGGGTAATTAGCATATACTGGCTCATCCAACATCCTTCTCATTATGAAGTATTGGTAGACTGAAAATTACCACCTTTCCTCAACCACACATGGCCTATATATCACTTCCGGCTTTATACCAGATTAGAGTGTATGTTTTCAAGTCTTTAGATTATATTTGACATATTGGCAAAAGGTTCACTAATAACTAATTCAAATCAAACTAGTAATTACCACGTCAGCATATGAACAAAAGCTTTATATGAAACATACATTGCAAATGACAGCAATTTTACCTTCTTCTCTTTATTTTTCCTAGCTAAATTATCTTCCTTTCTTCTCTTGCTATATTCCTTTTTCTGCCAGAAATGGATTACTTAGTACATTTTCACATAAATAAACACACAcatagaagaaaagaaaaaacaatattCAACCAATAACATTAAATTTTGATATACAACTTTGAAAGGAGAACAATTAAAGGACAAAAATAACACAGTATTTTCTAGCTAAGCATTAActtagcttttattttattttaaaagctgAGCATTAGCTTAACAGATCAAATGTAGGTACTTCCCAGAAAGAATAAGATCGTATGATTTGACAACTAAAAAGCATGTTTCAGGATTAAAAGCCTAGACCCAAGTAAAAGTCATTTTCAATAGGGTCAAAAGCTACAACAATATACAACAACAAGAAAACTTACACTCATCCATCGGCAGCGCAATGCAACATCCCTAACAGTCTTATTTTGCAGCTGCACTGCAATTTTCGCATACCGTATTATGTTTGGTTCTCCATCATATCTACAGAGAAATAGAGAAAAATCACACGATTTAAATGAATTCAAACTATGTAATTACTGATTTGACAGAAATAAGATATTTTACAAATGAGCCAGCATGAAATAACAGAACTTCCTAACCCGTTAACCAACATGGCAATAGCAATCAATATATTAGGTGAATCATTCAAACATGTAGTTCTGAGCCGAAATATAAAATGCAAAAAGCTTTGAGGAATCAGCTTAAAATGCTTAGTAGAATGGAAAGGTTTGGTTAGTCAACTAGTAAGATTTTCAagatataaaatacatatatttattataCAAGAATAAGTAAATATTGCATCAGGGCTAAAATTTCTAGTAGATCAAAACTATATATAATTAAGCCCAACAATTGGCTACCATAATtaaattaggaaaaaaaatatattttatgtgtcTAAGAGACCAAGCCATAGGATAGGCATAGGTTAATACTTCACAACTAACAATTCAATTCTAGATACTGTTGCAGTTGTAGTCTCAGTTCCCTATTCTTTACTAATACATCTTGTGTTCTAAGAGTAGCTTCAGTAAGCCGAATCTTCGTCATCGAGGGAGGGACTTTTTTCTCCAAAAGGATCACTGGGAAAAGGACACCTGAGAGTAAACTATCGAAGAGGATAAGAAAAATCcttgaaattaaaaagaaagattTAATAAAATCTAGACTACCCTTTATATGGTTATATATTAAAGAACAACGTAAACATACCTAAACTCTATAAAAAGGATTAGATAACAGATAACAAAGACTATGCTTGGTAAAGTCCAAGTAATAACGGTAAGTCGATCTTGGTACTAATTCTTCATTAAGAAATtccaaacaaaattaattaaatgttgTGACTTTTATATGTGGAATTGTTTCCTAAACTCGCCATTATAACACTTCACTAACAAGTCCATGGCCAAATGTTTTTTTGCATAAAAGTGCAGTTTAAACTATAGAAAAGATCTAAAGTAGTATGTTAATGATGAGGTcaataattcattaaaatagCAAGCCTCTGTTGTTTCCTTAGTTGTTCCAAACACTAGACAGCTATTAAATGTTAGCAACTTCATAACCTTAACTATAATACAATATAGTTCCTCAACAAacataaactaaaatttatcacTTAAACCACAAAGTACCAAACTTAGAAATGCACAACTCAAAGTACCCAATTGAATAAAAATTCAGATAAAATTCAAAGTACCCAAATTGAATAAAAAGCAGCAAAAATGAAATTCAAGAAGAACCCAATTGAAGAAGAAACTCACTGATTCAACCCATCTTCAAGAATTGATTGCTCATCCATAGTCCAATCCGAAGAGATACCAGGGTTATGTTTCAAATTTGCAGCAGAGCTCTCCATCAATGGATTCCCATGCCCATGCCCATTAGTTGGATTGTGAATAATATTAGTATTACCATTAAAGGCAGTTGAAGAAGAAGCATGATTTGCTTCCTGTTGGTGATGGCTGCCAGATGGGTTAGCCATGATCATTCAAATcaagtacaagaacaagaacagTACagattctttaatttatttacagattaagaaaaacaaaaacaaaaaccgAAACCCAAATGCATAAAACTGCCCAAGATCACGATCAATTCAAGAGCTTATTCCCGCCAATACAGAAGTTCCCGCCATAAACAAGAAAGTTAGGTGAATTCATCAAGATTGACAACAAAAATGGATTTTTGATCGATTTTATTTAACGGAAAAATGGAATAAATaagatttggatttgaattgaaataaataagaaaaaaaagaagagttTGATTAATAATCAAAGATTGAGAGTTATGAGAGTGAAGGAAGCTCTGTATGATAACGAAATTTCAGATAGAGAGAGAAATTGAGAGAGATATGTACGGAATAGAAGACgaagttttttcaaaaaaatacaaatttgttGTTGAAAGTATTTTTGCTttgtattttcaatttttggagTTGGGCTAAGTTGGCTAACAAcataataaactaaataattaattttattatttttaatagggATATTagtagtaaaataaattttcatgttttacttttatagcgatttaatttcaatatttaaaatattatgaaataaatctcagtcttttttatttttacaatttgtaGTTCTAATCAATTTTCCAGCAGTTTTATCTCTTTTTTGGctataaaatgcaaaaatatgAAAGATTCGGATtttctttgaaatttttttGGAACGTTGGATTTAAATATGtcaatacatatatataatatggcTGCCACGTATGTAAAAAGTTTTTGGAAAATAGTTCGGGttacaaattacaaaaataaaaaaataaaatttatttcataacattttaaatattagaaTTAAATTGATACAAAAGCGAAATGTTggaatttattttacaaataacCCTTCTTAATACTTAGATAGTTATGttcttttgttaattttgtAATGTGGTCTTTATACTcttaataaacttttaaattatcaataataaaGTAGTGTAAAATTCCTTTTagatttttattctatttatatGCCCTTATAATGTTATTAACTATAATAAcctttcttaataaaaaaaggcttaatgccttaaaaaatttCAACCTTTTATCCGcttttcaatcctatcctgacgttgaaaatttgtcaattttatcctattttgcatttttttttcatttcaattgtaccctgaagcattaaattgacctttatttatttgacaaaatttcaaaataattcttcaaaaatggtcaatttaatataaaaggttaatctaatgcaaaaaagatcaatttagagaatttttggcaaataaaaaaaggtcaattatatgctttagggtacaattgaaatgaaaaaatacaaaataggataaaattaacgtcatggtaggattgaaaaagggatgaaaggtcaggatttttttaagatattttgtctaaaaaaaactataataacttttcatatttatatctttaaaaaaatgaattccATTTTATGgaatattttgttatttattttgattattgtttGTGTAGAAATAATCTGACAAGTAAATCTGTgaatttataatgaattttaGGTATGTTTAATGCTTTAACTggtttttattagaaaaatagCTGAACTTCAGTTTGATTAAGTtaaactatatttaaaattaaggaTCGTGATTCTCTCAAGTTTATTTCAACTTGAGAGATcaagtttaataaatttaaataataaatggtATAAGCCGTGAATTTGACCCCTCAAGTTAAAATGAATTTGAGGGAATTTTAATCTTAAAATTAATACGGgagttgaaaaaataattatagtgaTTGAGGGGTAAAAAGTCGGAGCTTCACTttgatgtttttattaaaaatatatatgtgtcTTATACATGATAAACTAGCTATTTACAGAGCAAAAATCTAGCAAAAAAACACAGTCTAatgagatacaatctcttattaagataaatattatataaattctatataaattctaataaatttacaaaatgaTTTCAGGACTTAATGCATAGTTCAGCCCATTATTAACTTATTCGGACCAGTATAAAtaatgagaaaattacaccatataACTCAATTTTTGAATTCTTTACATTAGTGACTCAAGAATTTATTTCTTGCGATAATCCCtcattttttaaagtttgtttGCAAGGTGTACCTCATTTAAATTTGAGACCTATTTACCCTTCACTTAGAAATTAGAATTTAGGGATTATGGATGGCTTGGTGGCCGGAGGTGCTCAATCAACAAGTTAGTTTTTGATCAGCCACGGTGGTTTATAGTCTGATCGGAAATGGTAGGCTGTGCTTTGTCGCCGACAATGGTGGTGCGCCGTTGATTGTTTAATAAGActcttattttattattttcatggtGATAATAAATtgcaattgatttaattttgcttataatttattgatgttaatgatttttaattgaattgaaatttttagtTTACTCTTTCTATCTTCTCTttcaattttactttttttactgGTTTATTTTGATGGCCATTTCTGTTTTCATTGAAACTGTGGCGGCTCCAACTTTAGACTGTTATTTTCTTCGGAACAGTGACGGATGCTCCGGGTAGTGATTGGTGGTCAGGATTTGAAACGGCTTTAGCATGTTGTGCTTTGAGAAAGCAACCAACAAAACTCTTATGGTGAAGCAAGTGAGAAAATTGAAGAAGCAACTGTAATTTCTTTGAAGTCGACAGAACGAGAAACATGCCTGGTTTGTACAGTCCGgctgaaaataaaatcaaaattggtTATTTCGTTTTAGTTAAGTAGTTGCGGCATATAATTTAGCTTTTTGTATTATTCTATGATGATTGTATTGGGATTTCATTATAATGATGTATGTCAGAATTCAATTCTTAATCTATTGATAGCTTTGGAGGCATGAGCTAATTATGACTTGTTTCTATTTTACTTTTGACCTCTATTTTTCATTATAACAGATTATAATAAAACAGGTGATGACTAATCGACATGCAAACTGTTCGATAAAATACCTGAGAAGGATTTAGTTAAATGGAGTACAATGATATTTTTTGTGTGATGATATTCTTTTTGTATGGTTATACGAATTtgatggtttttaattttattttttagcttttatttcAACTAACCTTTACGGttgctttatttttattatagaattgaataacttttttaatttaaatgtatttgataatttataaaaccgaaaataaaCCTGATgcgaacctgatatgaacctatatcaattgtactttaattatattttaatcaaatttgtcTTGGTGCTTTTTataatcttaaatgacatttatatagagagaattttgagatttagtataatatattaattaaatatctcttttaagtgaaatgtatttgtaaactataaaaccgaaaatcaacctgatgtgaacctgatgtgatCATATatcaacttaattattttaattcaatttttaatcaaatttgtcttactgctctttaccaTCTTTTGAGTATTATGTGTATTTTGAGCTTTTAGTTATAAAGTTTGTGTTGTGGATTTCACTGATCGTTGGCTACCTATATTTTCTATGTTTTCTATTTTGCATAGAAATGGGATTTATGATGGAACTTCATTTATTGGAAGCATTAAATCAAATTGAAGAGTAAGGATGCATAAATTTTCATTGTTATTTGaactttattaaaaaatacTTGTGTTTAGTATTTGGAAAGGAAAAAGAG
This region of Mercurialis annua linkage group LG1-X, ddMerAnnu1.2, whole genome shotgun sequence genomic DNA includes:
- the LOC126665680 gene encoding uncharacterized protein LOC126665680, which produces MIMANPSGSHHQQEANHASSSTAFNGNTNIIHNPTNGHGHGNPLMESSAANLKHNPGISSDWTMDEQSILEDGLNQYDGEPNIIRYAKIAVQLQNKTVRDVALRCRWMSKKEYSKRRKEDNLARKNKEKKERVTDSSVKASSFMARPNVHPFATPRVPMDYDDGMSYKDIGGVTGELLEQNATALSRISANLSTMQLQENIGLLCQTRDNILKIMNEMNDMPELMKQMPPLPVKINEELANAILPPRPNRPMK